ATAAAATAAACATTAACAAAACATCAATTAAATTGTAGTCCGTACGGGAATCGAACCCGTGTTACATGGATGAAAACCATGCGTCCTAACCCCTAGACGAACGGACCGTGACAAACAATTTATCTGATTGCGGGTGCAAATCTACAACTGTTTTTCAGTACTACAAAATTTTTTGAAGTTTTTTTTGAGAATTTTTACATAAAAAATTCAGAACACCTTCAGTAAACACCATAACAAACTAATAAACAAATAGATAGTAATAAGTCACAGCTAAATAAAAAAAACTGTTGTTTTTTGTAAATTTGAATACACAAAGTACTTTTCTTTACTTTACGACAGCAGAGCCCTTACTCCTATCATAAAAAAAACTAATAAACATCTGATTAATTTGATGTTTTATCAGTTTACATTAATTTAATATTGTTTAAATCTTAGTTTTTTTGATGTTTAGAAAAAAAGAATACAAAATATTTTATCTGATTATTAAAAAATAGTGGAATTTCTAGCCCCGATTGAAGCAATTGTTTGAGCTCTTTTTTATTTTTCTTTTCGAAAAAATAAAAAAAGCGAGTGCGGAAAGCGGGAAATTGCTTCTAATTATTATTCTTAAATAAAAATTGCACTCATTTTTACCCATAAAAAAACCCTACCGAAGCAGGGTTTTTAAATTGTATATAATATAAATACTAGTACGCTTTTGCAAAAAGTACTTTTTTAGAAGAAGGATTTCCTGTAAAAATACAAGTTCCCGCCTCTTCTTTAGCATCATTAGGAATACATCTAATAGTAGCTTTTGTAAGATCTTTAATTTTCTCTTCAGTTTCTTCAGTTCCGTCCCAGTGTGCTAGTACAAATCCTCCTTTATTTTCAATAGCATCTTTAAATTCATCGAAAGTAGTCACCTCTGTAGTGTGATTCGCTCTATAATCTAAAGCTCTTTTAAATAAATTCTCTTGAATCTCTTCTAATAAATTGGTAATAACATCTACAACGTTATCAATAGCAACCGTTTGTTTTTCGAAAGTATCACGACGAGCAACCTCAACAGTACCGTTTTCTAAATCACGATTACCCATTGCAACTCTTACAGGAACTCCTTTTAACTCATATTCAGCAAACTTTGCACCTGGTCTGTAAGTGTCTCTATCATCAAATTTAACAGAAACTCCTTTTTTACGTAACTCTTTTACAATTACAGCTACTTTTTCAGAAATAGCTTCTAATTGGTCATCACCTTTATATATAGGAACAATTACTACTTGAATAGGCGCTAATTTTGGAGGTAATACTAAACCAGCATCATCAGAATGTGTCATAATTAACCCACCGATTAAACGCGTTGAAACTCCCCAAGAAGTAGCCCAAACGTATTCTTTCTTTCCTTCTTTAGAAGTATATTTTACATCAAAAGCTTTTGCAAAATTCTGTCCTAAAAAATGAGATGTTCCTGCTTGTAAAGCTTTTCCATCTTGCATTAATGCTTCAATAGTATAAGTATCTTCAGCACCTGCAAAACGTTCGCTTTCAGATTTAGCTCCTTTTATAACTGGCATCGCCATAAATTCTTCAGCAAAAGTTGCATATACTTCTTGCATTTGTTTTGCTTCTGATACAGCTTCTGTTTTAGTTGCGTGAGCGGTATGCCCTTCTTGCCATAAAAATTCTGCTGTTCTTAAAAATAAACGAGTACGCATTTCCCAACGAACTACGTTTGCCCATTGATTTATCAATAAAGGTAAATCACGGTATGATTGAACCCAACCTTTATAAGTGTTCCAAATAATTGCTTCTGATGTTGGGCGAATTACTAATTCTTCTTCTAATTTAGCGTTCGGGTCAACTCTTAATTTCCCTTTATTCTCAGGATCATTTTCTAAACGATAATGTGTTACAACCGCACATTCTTTAGCAAATCCTTCGGCATTTTTTTCTTCAGCTTCAAATAAACTTTTGGGTACAAGTAACGGAAAATAAGCGTTTTGATGTCCTGTTTCTTTAAACATTCTATCTAGTTCTTTTTGCATATTTTCCCAAATAGCATATCCGTAGGGTTTAATAACCATACATCCTCTAACGGCTGAGTTTTCAGCTAAATCAGCTTTTACCACCAATTCGTTATACCATTTCGAATAATCTTCGTCTCTTTTTGTTAAATGTTTGCTCATAATCAAAAGTTTGGCATAAATATTGTTATATTTTATGCGTAAATTGTCTATGCAAAACTACATTAAAAAGGCTACAAGCCCAACAAAGAAATCGTATTTTGTACCCCAGTTTTCTAATTAGTTTTTATAACCTTAAAATTTAACTCATGAAGTTCCATTATACTAACACCAAGCTTCCCTTTTACATGCTATTATTATTTATGACAGCAACAATTGTTTCTTGCGGAACAATGCAAACGGTTGCTGATAATGATGATGGAATTTATGCAGATGATAAACCTATCAAAAAATATCAGCGTACTATTATTGTTGCTGATACAAAAGAAATTCAAGAGGATAATGAAAATTATTTTTCAAAAGAATTAGACCGTTTAGATAGATTAAATGATACCGAAATTTTTACAGATATTGAAGAATATGCATCAGAAGAAAATGAAGAAGATACATATGAAGCACCTATAAAGTATAATAATTACAATACAAACGAACCTTGGGGATATAGTAATACTAGTAATGTTGTTGTTAACATAAGTACTTCTCCTCAATGGGGATATTACAATAATTGGGATACATATTACGGATATAATTACAACAGACCTTGGTGGCGTTCTGGATATAATAATTATCACTGGAACTTTTACAATTATGGTACGCCTTATTATTACAGACCATATTACAGAAATAATTATTACGGATACAATTATAACAGGTACAATTATAGAGGAGCTAATTCTTACAGAGGATATAGACAAAATTCAAGTTACAGAAGAAATAATACAAGCAGTAATAGAAGATACTCTTCATCAAGAAGAACTTCTAATACCTACAGAAAAAGTACAAGAAATGTAAAATCGTCAAGAAGAGCTAACGCTACAAGAAACACTCGCGCTAACTCAACAGGAAATTATAAAAATAACAGAAGTAATACAAGATCGAAAAGATCAACTAGAAAAAGTAGTTCTAATACTAGACAGAATAACTCTTATAGAAGAAATAATTCTAGAGCATCGAAAACTTATACT
The Tenacibaculum pacificus DNA segment above includes these coding regions:
- the proS gene encoding proline--tRNA ligase encodes the protein MSKHLTKRDEDYSKWYNELVVKADLAENSAVRGCMVIKPYGYAIWENMQKELDRMFKETGHQNAYFPLLVPKSLFEAEEKNAEGFAKECAVVTHYRLENDPENKGKLRVDPNAKLEEELVIRPTSEAIIWNTYKGWVQSYRDLPLLINQWANVVRWEMRTRLFLRTAEFLWQEGHTAHATKTEAVSEAKQMQEVYATFAEEFMAMPVIKGAKSESERFAGAEDTYTIEALMQDGKALQAGTSHFLGQNFAKAFDVKYTSKEGKKEYVWATSWGVSTRLIGGLIMTHSDDAGLVLPPKLAPIQVVIVPIYKGDDQLEAISEKVAVIVKELRKKGVSVKFDDRDTYRPGAKFAEYELKGVPVRVAMGNRDLENGTVEVARRDTFEKQTVAIDNVVDVITNLLEEIQENLFKRALDYRANHTTEVTTFDEFKDAIENKGGFVLAHWDGTEETEEKIKDLTKATIRCIPNDAKEEAGTCIFTGNPSSKKVLFAKAY